TGCAAGTCCGAGGGGATTCCCTGCTACCACGAAGCGGACAGCATTTCTCGCTATCACCTCCCAATGTGCTTTACTTGTGGTACGGTTCCCCCCGATTTATCTTCACCGCGCGATAAATCTGCTCCACCAATACCAGCCGCATAAGCTGATGCGGCAGGGTCATGCGCCCGAAGCTCAAGCGCTGCTTCGCACGGCGCAACACCTCATCGGAGAGCCCGTGGCTTCCTCCGATGACAAACACGACATGGCTCGTCCCATATGTGCCGAGCTTGTCGATCTCCAATGCCAGCTCCTCAGAACTCCAGAGCTGGCCATCCAGTGCGAGCGCGACAACATGCGCCTCGCTCTTCACATGCGCGAGGATGCGTTCGCCCTCGCGCTCCTTTACC
The window above is part of the Paenibacillus sp. 1781tsa1 genome. Proteins encoded here:
- the rlmH gene encoding 23S rRNA (pseudouridine(1915)-N(3))-methyltransferase RlmH, which codes for MFIQIIGVGKLKEKYLTLGIQEYAKRLAPYIKFQMIEVADEKAPDTLSEAEVRAVKEREGERILAHVKSEAHVVALALDGQLWSSEELALEIDKLGTYGTSHVVFVIGGSHGLSDEVLRRAKQRLSFGRMTLPHQLMRLVLVEQIYRAVKINRGEPYHK